A DNA window from Arachis duranensis cultivar V14167 chromosome 3, aradu.V14167.gnm2.J7QH, whole genome shotgun sequence contains the following coding sequences:
- the LOC107479153 gene encoding auxin-binding protein ABP19a — translation MKMVLAAIFLVFSLFTFSQASVVDFCVADYTAPNGPAGYSCKSPAKVTVDDFVYSGLGAVGNTSNIIKAAVTPAFDAQFAGVNGLGISTARLDLAPGGVIPLHTHPGASELLVVVQGTICAGFISSDNTVYFKTLKKGDVMVYPQGLLHFQLNGGGTQALAFVSFSSANPGLQILDFALFKSDFPTELITQTTFLDAAQVKKLKGVLGGSG, via the coding sequence atgaAGATGGTTCTCGCCGCTATCTTCTTAGTATTTTCTCTCTTCACCTTCTCCCAGGCTTCCGTAGTAGATTTCTGTGTTGCTGACTATACAGCTCCCAACGGCCCTGCAGGGTATTCTTGTAAAAGTCCTGCAAAGGTCACCGTAGACGATTTCGTATACAGTGGCCTTGGAGCCGTTGGAAACACCTCAAACATCATAAAAGCCGCCGTGACGCCTGCATTTGATGCCCAGTTTGCAGGCGTCAACGGCCTTGGAATCTCCACGGCCCGTTTAGACTTGGCACCGGGTGGAGTGATACCACTCCACACGCACCCCGGTGCCTCGGAGCTCCTTGTTGTGGTGCAAGGAACGATCTGTGCAGGGTTCATTTCTTCCGATAACACGGTGTATTTCAAGACCCTCAAGAAGGGAGATGTTATGGTGTACCCTCAAGGGCTTTTACACTTCCAACTCAATGGTGGTGGGACTCAGGCTTTGGCGTTTGTGAGCTTCAGCAGTGCCAATCCTGGACTTCAAATCTTGGACTTTGCGTTGTTCAAGAGTGATTTCCCAACTGAGTTGATAACGCAGACAACTTTTCTTGATGCTGCTCAGGTGAAGAAGCTCAAGGGTGTGCTTGGAGGCTCAGGTTAA